One Aegilops tauschii subsp. strangulata cultivar AL8/78 chromosome 7, Aet v6.0, whole genome shotgun sequence genomic window carries:
- the LOC109786182 gene encoding early nodulin-like protein 17 has product MAQLFSFFFVLLIAAAESVQGAGAGVGLVPPVPIGKRYIVGGADGWRVPPKENKDMYIKWASSIQFFVEDSIEFMYKNDSVGKVNKYAYYHCNWTTLAPTPPVKDGSSLFLLDAPGFAYFASADVKHCKKGQRLMLNVKALPAPVPSTDISSPPSPAPPAIAPGPAPGEPVMDSGTAVVASSHGRALMLVVSSTTLALMGTIRA; this is encoded by the exons ATGGCTCAGCTGTTCAGCTTCTTCTTCGTACTACTCATCGCTGCTGCCGAGTCCGTGCAGGGCGCTGGCGCTGGTGTTGGGCTCGTTCCGCCGGTTCCAATTGGTAAGAGGTACATCGTCGGTGGCGCGGACGGGTGGCGCGTGCCGCCGAAGGAGAATAAGGACATGTACATCAAGTGGGCCTCCAGCATTCAGTTCTTTGTCGAGGACTCTATTG AATTCATGTACAAGAACGACTCGGTCGGGAAGGTGAACAAGTACGCGTACTACCACTGCAACTGGACGACACTGGCCCCGACACCGCCCGTCAAGGACGGCAGCTCGCTCTTCCTCTTAGACGCCCCGGGGTTTGCCTACTTCGCGAGCGCCGACGTCAAGCACTGCAAGAAGGGCCAGCGCCTCATGCTCAACGTCAAGGCCCTGCCAGCGCCGGTTCCGTCAACTGATATTTCAAGCCCTCCTAGCCCTGCTCCGCCTGCGATTGCACCTGGACCGGCCCCTGGAGAGCCCGTAATGGACAGCGGCACCGCAGTAGTGGCCTCGTCACATGGGCGCGCCTTGATGTTGGTGGTTTCTAGCACAACACTTGCATTGATGGGGACGATTCGGGCCTGA
- the LOC109786181 gene encoding uncharacterized protein, with protein sequence MPETRSDLPMEPSFGSNSATTEEASTRRVANRIIRALQHHLLLLHRAGADFFVLGATGNVYTVTLATTPACTCPDPGAPCKHILFVLLRVLGLSLDEACVWRQSLRPCQVARLVAAPTYPEVLAGPRARERFHQLWAAHVAAAAAKAADQRRQDSAGPSSGRLDGAACPVCLEEMAPSAEAQGGAAATGPAPLLTCGTCRNSVHAECFARWKRSRARRAATCVVCRARWRKPSRDREQDQQQYMNLSAYMHEENDAVDMQVEDGAPCGG encoded by the coding sequence ATGCCAGAAACGCGGAGCGACCTGCCGATGGAGCCGTCGTTCGGGTCCAACTCCGCGACCACCGAGGAGGCGTCGACCCGGCGCGTGGCCAACCGCATCATCCGCGCGCTGCAGCACCACCTCCTGCTGCTGCACCGCGCCGGCGCGGACTTCTTCGTGCTGGGCGCCACGGGCAACGTGTACACGGTGACGCTGGCGACCACGCCGGCGTGCACGTGCCCCGACCCCGGCGCGCCCTGCAAGCACATCCTCTTCGTGCTGCTCCGCGTCCTCGGCCTGTCCCTCGACGAGGCCTGCGTGTGGAGGCAGTCGCTGCGGCCGTGCCAGGTCGCTCGGCTCGTCGCCGCGCCGACTTACCCGGAGGTGCTCGCCGGCCCTCGCGCCCGGGAGAGGTTCCACCAGCTGTGGGCGGCCCACGTGGCGGCCGCAGCCGCAAAGGCCGCCGACCAGCGCCGGCAGGATTCCGCCGGCCCGTCGTCGGGCCGCCTCGACGGCGCCGCATGCCCGGTGTGCCTCGAGGAGATGGCGCCGTCGGCAGAGGCACAAGGCGGCGCGGCGGCAACGGGGCCGGCGCCGCTGCTGACGTGCGGCACGTGCCGGAACTCGGTGCACGCCGAGTGCTTCGCGCGGTGGAAGCGCAGCCGGGCGCGGCGGGCGGCGACGTGCGTCGTGTGCCGCGCGAGGTGGCGGAAGCCGAGCCGGGACCGGGAGCAGGACCAGCAGCAGTACATGAACCTGTCGGCGTACATGCACGAGGAGAAcgacgcggtggacatgcaggtCGAGGACGGGGCTCCGTGTGGCGGATAG